The following proteins are co-located in the Flectobacillus major DSM 103 genome:
- a CDS encoding penicillin-binding protein 1A, whose amino-acid sequence MMNKISQFFNNLGVKLLHGLWSVADKLLVKLLGEPKVASFYKQLDAFKAKYFDTKEEVLASIGIDKEAQYYLQIKKLWRAFAWTVFVGVFYLVTIETNFLWLTGEMPSVGELQNPKLSQSSEIYSADGVLLGKFFQENRTPIKNFNEISPYLVKALVATEDARFYEHSGIDFRAMFGVAVGILQGGERGGGSTITQQLAKNLFKTRKKEGVAKKGLLGFVPGVNKLIIKTKEWLTAIKLERYYTKDEIILWYLNTVDFGSNSYGIKVAAKRYFNTSTDSLNIQEAAVLIGMQKATTTYNPIRYRNKPLEENKSWKRRNVVLSQMVKYGYLPKAKYDSLALLPIVLKEHEESPYDGTGNYFKVAVAKYLNEWAAKNEIELDLYRDGLKIITTIDSRLQTYAEDAVSEGMRSIQKTFDGHWAGKNPWVDEKGVEIPGFIDTVAKRTEYYKSLVKKYPDNQDSVWYYMKKVKRKMWVYARNGVGEEQMEMTPYDSIQYYKKFLQAGMMTMDPFTGHIKAWVGGLDFKYFKYDHVKQGKRQPGSTFKPFVYTAAIDGPKDLSPCYEMRDEPFELEVEEKGEIKIWRPNNADGHFSYATMPIKRALAKSINSITAKLTNEVGPDTVMYYAKQMGITSPLSPVASIGLGSFDVSLYEMVGAYSAFINEGIHAEPLLVSEIQDQNGNVIQHFDPESRRVIKKESALLMRNMLEGTIYEGGTGSSLLWGDGAKLLPEKNRYQPAFAGKTGTTSNHSDGWFMGMTNNLVTGVWVGGDDRSIHFRTGALGEGSKTAMPLYRRFMLKIKADPDLEQYHPTPFEKLDQKKFTKQFSCTGYYGPARSDSTSRDSTGVSSDSIAAPVYNNESRPDSTLR is encoded by the coding sequence ATGATGAACAAAATAAGTCAATTCTTTAATAATCTTGGAGTTAAGTTGCTTCATGGACTATGGTCGGTTGCTGATAAGCTTTTGGTGAAGCTATTGGGCGAGCCCAAAGTAGCCTCATTCTACAAACAACTTGATGCCTTCAAAGCGAAGTATTTTGATACAAAAGAGGAGGTATTGGCTTCAATTGGTATTGATAAAGAGGCTCAGTATTATCTGCAAATCAAAAAACTTTGGAGAGCTTTTGCTTGGACTGTCTTTGTTGGGGTATTTTACCTCGTAACAATCGAAACCAACTTTTTGTGGCTTACTGGCGAAATGCCTTCTGTTGGCGAGTTACAAAATCCGAAGCTTTCACAATCTTCTGAAATCTATTCTGCCGATGGGGTATTATTAGGTAAGTTTTTTCAAGAAAACCGTACTCCTATCAAAAATTTTAACGAAATCTCTCCGTATTTAGTAAAAGCTTTGGTAGCTACTGAAGATGCCCGTTTTTATGAACACTCAGGCATTGATTTTAGGGCTATGTTTGGGGTGGCTGTAGGTATATTGCAAGGTGGCGAACGTGGTGGTGGTAGTACAATTACACAACAGCTTGCCAAAAACCTATTCAAAACCCGAAAGAAAGAGGGCGTAGCCAAAAAGGGCTTGTTGGGCTTTGTACCTGGGGTTAACAAGCTTATTATCAAAACCAAAGAATGGCTTACTGCTATTAAGCTAGAAAGATATTATACCAAAGACGAGATTATTCTTTGGTATCTGAATACCGTTGATTTTGGAAGTAACTCTTATGGTATTAAAGTAGCTGCCAAAAGGTATTTTAATACCTCAACCGACAGCCTCAATATTCAGGAAGCAGCGGTTTTGATTGGTATGCAAAAAGCTACAACTACTTATAATCCAATTCGTTATCGCAATAAGCCTCTCGAAGAAAACAAATCTTGGAAAAGAAGAAATGTGGTGCTTTCGCAGATGGTAAAATATGGCTATTTGCCAAAGGCCAAATACGATTCGTTGGCCTTATTACCAATTGTTTTGAAAGAACACGAAGAATCGCCTTACGATGGTACGGGTAATTATTTTAAAGTGGCCGTTGCTAAGTATTTGAACGAATGGGCCGCCAAAAATGAAATAGAGCTAGATTTATATCGTGATGGGCTAAAAATTATAACTACTATCGACTCCCGTCTACAAACTTATGCAGAAGATGCCGTCTCGGAAGGAATGAGAAGTATTCAGAAAACTTTCGATGGCCACTGGGCTGGTAAAAACCCTTGGGTTGATGAAAAGGGTGTAGAGATTCCGGGTTTTATCGATACCGTTGCCAAACGAACAGAATACTATAAATCATTGGTGAAAAAATATCCAGACAATCAAGATTCTGTGTGGTATTATATGAAAAAAGTAAAACGCAAAATGTGGGTATATGCCCGAAATGGCGTTGGCGAAGAGCAAATGGAAATGACTCCTTACGATTCTATCCAGTATTATAAGAAATTTTTACAGGCTGGTATGATGACAATGGACCCTTTTACAGGCCATATTAAAGCATGGGTTGGGGGACTTGATTTTAAATATTTTAAATATGACCACGTAAAACAAGGTAAACGCCAACCCGGTTCGACATTTAAACCGTTTGTATATACAGCCGCAATAGATGGCCCCAAAGATTTATCCCCTTGTTATGAAATGCGTGACGAACCTTTTGAGCTTGAAGTGGAAGAAAAAGGTGAAATTAAGATTTGGCGGCCAAACAATGCCGATGGACATTTTAGTTATGCTACTATGCCTATTAAAAGGGCTTTGGCCAAGTCTATCAACTCAATTACAGCCAAATTGACCAACGAAGTGGGGCCTGATACAGTTATGTATTATGCCAAACAAATGGGTATTACAAGCCCACTGAGTCCTGTGGCTTCAATAGGTTTGGGTTCTTTCGATGTATCGTTGTATGAAATGGTGGGTGCTTATTCGGCATTTATCAATGAGGGTATTCATGCCGAACCACTTTTGGTATCTGAAATTCAAGACCAAAATGGTAATGTTATTCAGCATTTTGATCCCGAATCGAGAAGGGTAATTAAAAAAGAATCGGCATTGCTGATGCGAAATATGCTAGAAGGTACAATCTATGAAGGTGGTACAGGTAGTAGTTTGTTGTGGGGCGATGGGGCAAAATTATTGCCAGAAAAAAACCGTTATCAACCAGCTTTTGCGGGTAAAACGGGTACAACATCCAATCACTCGGATGGGTGGTTTATGGGAATGACCAACAATCTTGTAACGGGCGTATGGGTAGGGGGCGACGACCGCTCTATTCACTTCCGAACGGGGGCATTGGGCGAGGGCTCTAAAACTGCTATGCCATTGTATAGGCGATTTATGCTTAAAATTAAGGCCGACCCCGATTTGGAACAGTATCACCCAACTCCTTTCGAGAAACTCGACCAGAAAAAGTTTACCAAGCAGTTTAGCTGTACAGGCTATTATGGCCCAGCTCGTTCTGATTCTACTTCTAGGGATAGTACTGGAGTAAGCTCAGATTCGATTGCAGCACCTGTTTATAATAATGAATCTCGACCAGATTCAACACTTCGATAA
- the hemF gene encoding oxygen-dependent coproporphyrinogen oxidase yields MITKAEIKTYFEGLQDQICASLEQADGKATFREDLWHREAGGGGRSRVIQEGNVIEKGGVMFSAVWGGLHEKMLASMGLTEKVDFFATGVSIVIHPISPMVPIIHMNVRYFEMSNGAFWFGGGIDLTPHYIVDEDARWFHQQLKNACDKHDFSYYPKFKTWADDYFFNTHRNETRGIGGIFFDYQKTDDTRTKDQLFNFVKEIGESFAPIYTYFMEKNKDIPFTEKEKTFQLLRRGRYVEFNLVHDRGTKFGLETNGRTESILMSMPPMAQWVYDYQAVEGSEEERTLGLLKKGIDWLE; encoded by the coding sequence ATGATAACTAAAGCGGAAATAAAAACCTATTTTGAGGGATTACAAGACCAAATTTGTGCCTCACTGGAACAAGCCGACGGAAAGGCTACATTTAGAGAAGACCTGTGGCATCGTGAAGCTGGTGGAGGTGGGCGAAGTCGTGTAATTCAGGAGGGAAATGTCATTGAAAAAGGTGGCGTGATGTTTTCGGCTGTTTGGGGTGGCTTGCATGAAAAAATGCTTGCCTCAATGGGCCTTACCGAAAAGGTAGATTTTTTTGCTACTGGCGTATCTATCGTAATTCACCCAATTAGCCCAATGGTACCTATTATTCACATGAATGTTAGGTATTTTGAGATGTCGAATGGAGCATTTTGGTTTGGTGGTGGTATCGACCTTACACCACACTATATTGTTGATGAAGATGCCCGATGGTTTCATCAGCAACTTAAAAATGCTTGTGACAAACACGACTTTAGCTATTATCCTAAGTTTAAAACTTGGGCCGATGACTATTTCTTCAATACTCATCGCAATGAAACTCGGGGTATTGGAGGTATTTTCTTTGACTATCAGAAAACAGATGATACTCGTACCAAAGACCAACTATTCAATTTTGTAAAAGAAATAGGCGAGTCGTTTGCTCCGATTTATACCTATTTTATGGAAAAGAATAAGGATATTCCTTTTACCGAAAAAGAAAAAACCTTTCAATTATTACGTCGTGGGCGTTATGTCGAGTTCAATTTGGTGCATGACCGAGGTACTAAGTTTGGCTTAGAAACCAACGGCCGTACCGAGTCGATTTTGATGAGTATGCCCCCAATGGCACAATGGGTATACGATTATCAGGCTGTTGAGGGTTCGGAAGAAGAACGTACACTTGGCCTCTTGAAAAAAGGTATCGACTGGCTTGAATAA
- a CDS encoding L,D-transpeptidase family protein, whose protein sequence is MRLPKTTLGFIILFFFTSFMKDDFKGLQLKYDRVKTAYDEKSQAVFALLANSHITPNQLNLYFRAFKKERMLEIWGKNQQDTSFQLLITYPIAGYCGNLGPKRKEGDMQIPEGFYHINRFNPLSNFYLSLGLNYPNESDKILGFKPKLGSDIFIHGTTVTSGCLPITDDKIREVYILAIEARNAGQTNIPVDIFPTRLSNTDFEGLQQYAQSSEYIEYWRPWLNGKTLDVKAMIQFWAKLKPRYDYFEKNQALIPFAINRQGAYYYP, encoded by the coding sequence ATGCGTTTACCTAAAACCACTTTGGGCTTTATTATCTTATTCTTTTTTACATCATTTATGAAGGACGACTTCAAAGGATTACAACTGAAATATGACCGTGTAAAAACCGCTTATGACGAAAAGTCGCAAGCGGTTTTTGCTTTATTGGCCAACTCCCACATTACTCCCAATCAGCTAAACCTATATTTTAGGGCTTTTAAGAAGGAACGTATGCTTGAAATATGGGGCAAAAATCAGCAGGATACTTCTTTTCAGTTGTTAATTACCTATCCTATTGCGGGGTATTGTGGCAACCTCGGCCCCAAACGTAAAGAAGGTGATATGCAAATTCCTGAAGGTTTTTATCATATCAATCGCTTCAATCCTTTAAGCAACTTCTATCTTTCTTTGGGACTCAATTACCCCAATGAATCTGATAAAATTTTAGGGTTTAAACCCAAGCTAGGCTCTGATATTTTTATTCATGGTACTACCGTTACATCGGGTTGCTTGCCTATTACCGACGACAAAATCAGAGAAGTATATATCTTGGCCATAGAAGCTCGTAATGCTGGTCAAACCAACATCCCTGTAGATATTTTCCCAACAAGGCTATCTAACACCGATTTTGAGGGATTACAACAATATGCTCAAAGCTCGGAATACATAGAATATTGGCGGCCGTGGCTCAACGGCAAAACACTTGATGTAAAAGCAATGATTCAGTTTTGGGCAAAGCTCAAACCTAGGTATGATTATTTTGAAAAAAATCAGGCTTTAATACCTTTTGCTATAAATCGGCAAGGGGCTTATTATTATCCGTAA
- a CDS encoding o-succinylbenzoate synthase, translating to MSLKAVFSKHTLNFKFEAGTSRGVLTQKDSYFIKIFDTENPSVFGLGECAPLKGLSIDDRPDFELQLLSICEYFNTIELEVFSWNLNIILDQVLDKSFPSIVFGFETAMLDLLNGGKRIIFNNAFHQAQRNININGLIWMGDKDFMLRQIDEKLASGYNTIKMKVGAIDFEKECQLLAYIRQHFSKNEITLRVDANGAFGVNEALEKLKKLAEYDLHSIEQPIRHGNTDAMAELCQTTPIPIALDEELIGMIEYPDKYKLLKKIMPQFIILKPSLVGGFQQCREWIENANRLKIGWWMTSALESNVGLNAITQFTAEFSNPLPQGLGTGRLYHNNIPSPLSIDKGQILYRPDSQWDLSVLNFLV from the coding sequence ATGAGTCTTAAAGCGGTTTTTTCCAAACATACGCTCAATTTTAAGTTCGAGGCAGGAACTTCTCGTGGCGTACTTACGCAGAAAGATAGCTACTTTATCAAGATATTCGATACCGAAAACCCTAGTGTTTTTGGCTTGGGCGAGTGTGCCCCGCTCAAAGGCTTGAGTATCGACGACCGCCCCGACTTTGAATTACAACTACTGAGTATTTGTGAATATTTTAATACCATTGAATTAGAGGTTTTTTCTTGGAATCTTAACATTATTCTTGATCAAGTTTTAGATAAGTCTTTTCCTTCTATTGTTTTTGGTTTTGAAACAGCCATGCTCGACCTGCTCAATGGTGGCAAACGCATTATTTTCAATAACGCCTTTCATCAGGCACAACGCAATATCAATATTAATGGCCTGATTTGGATGGGTGATAAAGATTTTATGTTGAGGCAAATCGATGAAAAGCTTGCCAGTGGCTACAATACTATCAAAATGAAAGTAGGTGCTATTGATTTTGAAAAAGAATGCCAGCTTTTGGCTTATATCAGACAACATTTTTCTAAAAACGAAATAACCCTAAGGGTAGATGCCAACGGAGCCTTTGGCGTGAACGAAGCCCTAGAAAAACTCAAAAAGCTTGCCGAGTACGATTTGCACTCTATCGAACAGCCCATTCGCCACGGCAATACCGATGCCATGGCCGAGCTTTGCCAAACTACCCCCATCCCTATTGCCCTCGACGAAGAGCTTATCGGTATGATAGAATATCCTGATAAGTATAAGTTGCTCAAAAAAATCATGCCTCAATTCATTATTCTAAAACCCTCGTTGGTAGGTGGCTTTCAGCAATGCCGGGAATGGATTGAAAATGCCAATCGCCTCAAAATAGGCTGGTGGATGACCTCGGCACTGGAGTCGAATGTTGGGCTCAATGCTATCACACAATTTACAGCCGAATTTTCAAACCCACTACCACAAGGATTGGGTACTGGACGATTGTACCACAATAATATTCCTTCGCCATTGAGTATCGACAAAGGGCAAATATTGTATCGTCCTGACAGCCAATGGGATTTATCAGTATTGAACTTTCTGGTTTAG
- the lpxK gene encoding tetraacyldisaccharide 4'-kinase has protein sequence MTNQLLTYILWPFSLIYGLVTDIRNFFYDNGYQKSRKFALPIINVGNLTVGGTGKSPHVEYLIRLLSDTLEVTTLSRGYGRKTKGFIRANEQVNASVIGDEPMQFYAKFKNKIQVTVGEKRVEAVEQILQGPKPDVIILDDAYQHRAIQASINIVLMDYHRPIYQDYPFPAGRLRERRVGLKRADIIVVAKCPEGLSQANQNMIVEQLKPYKLAQTPVFFTAIAYSKPILCVGGVDGNIPNDLLLVSGIAKPELFEQYAQTYFQVHEHIAFGDHHAYTSQDIDVLLAKCDKIKANTKGILMTEKDMVKIKPLLMGLGEKQALFYYLPIEIFFLNHQAETFNQIILKHCKP, from the coding sequence GTGACAAATCAATTGTTAACATATATTTTATGGCCTTTTTCGCTAATATATGGCCTTGTTACCGATATTCGTAATTTTTTTTATGATAATGGTTATCAGAAAAGTCGAAAATTTGCTTTGCCTATTATTAATGTAGGAAATCTGACTGTTGGAGGTACTGGCAAAAGCCCTCATGTAGAATACCTGATTCGGCTGCTGTCCGACACCTTGGAGGTAACCACCCTGAGCCGAGGCTATGGGCGTAAAACCAAGGGCTTTATCAGAGCCAACGAGCAAGTAAATGCCTCTGTAATTGGCGATGAACCTATGCAGTTTTATGCCAAATTCAAAAACAAAATTCAAGTAACTGTGGGCGAAAAAAGGGTAGAAGCTGTTGAACAAATTTTGCAAGGGCCCAAGCCCGATGTGATTATCTTGGACGATGCCTATCAGCACCGAGCTATTCAGGCTTCAATAAACATTGTACTGATGGATTACCATCGGCCCATATATCAAGATTACCCTTTTCCAGCGGGGCGTTTGCGTGAGCGACGAGTAGGACTAAAACGAGCCGATATTATTGTCGTTGCTAAATGCCCAGAAGGGTTGTCGCAGGCCAACCAAAATATGATTGTAGAACAACTCAAACCTTATAAACTTGCTCAGACACCTGTGTTTTTTACTGCTATAGCCTACAGCAAGCCCATTCTGTGTGTGGGTGGTGTAGATGGCAATATCCCCAACGATTTGCTATTGGTATCGGGAATTGCCAAACCTGAGCTTTTTGAACAATATGCCCAAACGTATTTTCAGGTACACGAGCATATCGCTTTTGGCGACCACCATGCTTACACTTCGCAAGATATAGACGTTTTGTTGGCCAAATGTGATAAAATAAAGGCCAATACCAAAGGCATTCTAATGACTGAAAAAGATATGGTAAAAATAAAACCGCTACTAATGGGATTGGGTGAAAAACAGGCTCTTTTTTATTATTTGCCAATAGAGATTTTTTTCCTGAATCATCAGGCCGAAACCTTTAACCAGATCATCTTGAAGCATTGTAAGCCCTGA
- a CDS encoding putative porin, whose protein sequence is MKIKQYILLVLGLLLAGGLFAQSSTSGFPTSGTGTNSGFPQATQPKNTNKKGGLDDSTKVIYGPTSTKYFLEEDLFNNRKKLYTIDTSLAGFHNYNYLQRYGNVFQDLGNLATAVRPLYYQTPEQSGTMLGYSAYELYAIKPKDVRYYNTKSPFSNIYYVTGGGGQDILEFDFNRNVDSLWNVGLSLHRMTSTRQLVASTTSTSTENAIGHWEFMLHTNYQTKNKKYSLLAYINRFDHNIKDDGGVLTRGVSYDSLLRYSDNSAILANAASRDEWNNIHLYHEYVGYKAFQIFQVLDYQSRKTQFSDKAYSSSLDLGFYKKSYLATPTTTDSLYNGNTYQIFEHKSGIKGFYRGFNYRLHLRQRFFSYENLLNQYKISRNENFLGIWLNQYFKDSTRAFGELEYLVAGGYKFNFEFQGKWLRVGLFSVNSSPTLVQQYVYNNSFQWNNSGSTALSNVQSENIYATADSKLGNLVLSPSLNIQRIANYVYFDTAAVVKQASENILIYKAGLGISFHKGKFSTVNQIYLTTTSGPDLIRMPKIFINSRLAFDLLYAKVLFIQTGVELHYKSSYYGDAFMPAIQQFHLQDSQQLPGYMQADIFADMRINRVRVFFKLSHANHGFTGNGYYASPGFAGMGRTFGFGVRWLLFD, encoded by the coding sequence GTGAAAATTAAACAATATATACTTCTCGTTTTGGGACTCTTGTTGGCAGGTGGTCTTTTTGCTCAGAGTTCAACAAGTGGATTTCCAACTTCAGGCACTGGAACCAATAGTGGGTTTCCACAGGCTACTCAACCCAAAAATACCAATAAAAAAGGTGGCTTGGACGATTCTACCAAGGTGATTTATGGGCCTACTTCTACTAAATATTTTTTGGAAGAAGACCTTTTCAACAATCGCAAGAAACTATATACTATCGATACCTCTTTGGCAGGTTTCCATAATTACAATTACCTTCAACGTTATGGCAATGTATTTCAGGATTTGGGTAACTTGGCTACGGCGGTGCGCCCGCTTTATTACCAAACACCCGAGCAGTCGGGTACAATGCTGGGCTACAGTGCCTATGAGTTGTATGCCATAAAACCCAAAGACGTTCGCTATTATAATACCAAATCGCCTTTCTCGAATATTTATTATGTTACTGGTGGAGGCGGACAAGATATACTAGAGTTTGATTTTAATCGAAATGTAGATTCGCTCTGGAATGTAGGCTTGTCGTTGCACCGTATGACTTCCACAAGGCAGTTGGTAGCTAGCACTACCAGTACCTCTACCGAAAATGCTATTGGGCATTGGGAATTTATGTTGCATACCAATTATCAGACCAAAAACAAAAAATACAGTTTGTTGGCATATATCAATCGTTTTGACCATAATATCAAAGACGATGGCGGTGTGCTTACCCGAGGTGTAAGTTATGATTCGCTACTGAGGTACTCCGACAACAGTGCTATTTTGGCAAATGCTGCAAGCCGTGACGAATGGAATAATATTCACTTGTATCATGAGTATGTAGGGTATAAAGCATTTCAGATTTTTCAGGTTTTAGATTACCAAAGCCGAAAAACACAGTTTTCGGATAAAGCCTATTCGTCGAGTTTGGATTTAGGGTTTTATAAAAAAAGCTATTTAGCTACTCCTACTACCACCGACTCGTTGTACAATGGTAATACCTACCAGATTTTTGAGCATAAATCGGGAATAAAGGGTTTTTATCGTGGATTCAATTACCGTTTGCATTTGCGTCAACGATTCTTTAGTTATGAAAACCTGTTGAATCAATACAAAATTTCACGCAATGAAAACTTTTTGGGAATTTGGCTCAATCAGTATTTTAAAGATAGCACACGAGCTTTTGGTGAGTTAGAATACCTAGTGGCGGGAGGCTACAAGTTCAACTTTGAGTTTCAAGGAAAATGGCTTCGTGTAGGACTATTTAGTGTCAATTCGTCGCCTACATTGGTACAGCAGTATGTTTACAACAACTCTTTTCAGTGGAATAACTCAGGTAGTACAGCCCTAAGCAATGTACAATCCGAGAATATTTATGCAACGGCCGATTCAAAGTTGGGAAATTTGGTACTAAGCCCAAGTTTGAATATCCAGCGAATAGCCAATTATGTATATTTTGATACCGCCGCCGTAGTAAAGCAAGCTAGCGAGAATATCTTGATTTATAAAGCAGGACTAGGAATATCGTTTCATAAAGGTAAGTTTTCGACTGTCAATCAAATCTACCTAACTACTACTTCAGGGCCTGATTTGATTAGAATGCCCAAGATATTTATCAATTCTCGCTTGGCATTCGACCTTCTGTATGCCAAAGTATTGTTTATTCAGACAGGGGTTGAGTTACATTACAAATCAAGCTATTATGGCGATGCCTTTATGCCAGCCATTCAGCAGTTTCATTTACAAGACTCCCAACAATTGCCAGGCTATATGCAAGCCGATATTTTTGCCGATATGCGTATCAATCGTGTAAGGGTATTTTTTAAGTTGTCGCACGCCAACCACGGTTTTACGGGCAACGGCTATTACGCCTCACCAGGTTTTGCGGGTATGGGGCGTACCTTTGGGTTTGGGGTACGATGGCTTTTGTTTGACTAA
- a CDS encoding tRNA-(ms[2]io[6]A)-hydroxylase — translation MLGLKLPTDPRWVNIAEKNIAEILIDHAYCEQKAASSCISLIIQYPEKEKLRDVLMPVVSEEWAHFRMVIRELDKRGLALGKPRKDEYVIQLYEKTRKGGSVEQQLGERLFMNALIEARSCERFRLLSQEISDESLRSFYHELMISEAGHYVNFIDLAKEYLPAEYVKQRWNEWLEIEAQIIQGLAIRGDRVH, via the coding sequence ATGTTAGGATTAAAATTACCCACCGATCCACGATGGGTGAATATTGCCGAAAAAAATATTGCAGAAATACTTATCGACCATGCTTATTGCGAACAAAAGGCCGCTTCGTCTTGTATTTCGCTAATTATCCAATATCCCGAAAAAGAAAAACTTCGGGATGTGCTGATGCCTGTGGTATCGGAGGAATGGGCTCATTTTAGAATGGTTATCAGGGAACTAGACAAAAGAGGGCTAGCTTTGGGCAAACCCCGAAAAGATGAATATGTGATTCAGTTGTATGAAAAAACCAGAAAAGGGGGGTCGGTTGAGCAGCAGTTGGGCGAACGCCTTTTTATGAATGCCCTTATTGAGGCACGCAGTTGCGAACGCTTCAGACTTCTTTCACAAGAAATATCGGACGAGTCGTTGCGTAGTTTTTATCATGAACTGATGATTTCGGAGGCTGGCCATTATGTTAATTTTATTGACCTCGCCAAAGAATATCTCCCTGCCGAATATGTAAAACAACGCTGGAACGAGTGGCTCGAAATTGAAGCCCAAATTATTCAAGGGTTAGCAATTCGGGGCGATAGAGTGCATTAG